GAGCGCCCAGCTGTCATTCCCTGGTACCCGTTTGATTATTGTTTCCAACACAAATGAGATTTCTGTCTAAAAATGCTAGCGTAATTCCTTATTTGTCTGTCAGTGCTATTGACAATAGGAAGTTTCTagaaacaacataagaacacacaATAATTAGGTAAGCACCTCAGAAGCAGGGTACGTCCCCCACAGTGCATGTTTCTGCCCAGTATAAATCCGGTGGACTCAAGTCTCCCAGAACACCTTGAATCAGAGCTGTGAAGGTGCGTGCACAATTTTGTAAATAACCTTTTATTTATTACCTTTTTCATATTTAATCTTAACAGTcaacttaaaataaataaagataaacaaataaataacaaccATCTGGTGAAGGAAGGTATATACATTACAAGaattaataaaatacatagtATTTTTTGGCATAGAAGTGTCTATGATTGCATAATTTGAGATATAATTGAAGAATTGGGAACCATCTTTCCATAAAGCTTGATTGGAAGGCTGAGTTGTCGTTTGTTATTATTTGTTCTGAAATTTTGTCCATGGCTGTCACGTCTCATGTCTTATATCTTGTGCATCCCCTGTGGGGTGCTTGCACAACTGACCTCTCTTGTCATGTCCCGCACACAGTTCTCCTAATCTCAGAATGTAACCAATTGCTGAAGACGTCGTACAGCTCTCCCTCCGCAGCAATTTCAGTCACTCGGTTTGGTTCTGTGCAGTTATTCCATGCAGTTCTCTGCACTGTGGATGGTGGAGAATAAGAAAGAAACAGGGGCTCAGCAATTGAAATAGCTGCCCAGGATCACTTTAAGGAAGGCAGGATAGGAATATTATTTACAGCCTTTTAGATTTAGGACTAAACTAGCAGGTCGTCATAGGTTCAATAAGGATAGAAGAACTCTCCTGCTGGAAGGAAAACGGCCAAAGAAGATCTTTCTAATACTCTGTTGCCAATACCATCGCAACCTGTACCCCGGACAAGAGgccactgtcaggacagaatacggggaaacagaatggtttccaattggcaagggtgtccaGACAAgggtgcatattatctccctacctgttcaacctctaatccagctttccttatgatatgctctgcatagaggttgaacaggtggagtgaaaattggtgggagggacattaacaatttgagatatgcagatgacaccacattactagcagaaaatggtgaagacttgaaatgactactgatgaaggttaaaggggaaagcaccaaagcaggattacaactgaacatcaagaagacaaaagtaatgactggcGAGGAActacataattttaaagttgacaatgaggaaactgaagttgttcaagattttctattcgtTGGCTCAATCagcaaccaaaagagagactgcaatgaagaaatcagaagaagattgagacttggaagagcaactgtgagggagctagagaagatccttaaagataaagatgtctctctggggaaccaagatcaagataatccaaactaatgggtattccccattgccatgtatggatgtgaaagttggacagtgaggacagctgacaggaagaaaactgattcatttgaaatgtggtgctggaggagagttttgcggataccacggacagccaaaaagaaatataaatgggtactagatcaaatcaagcccgaattttccctagaagctaaaatgacaacactgaagctattgtactttggttacatcatgagaagacaagattctctggagaagtcaataatgctaggaaaagtggaaggtagcaggaaaagaggaagacctaaaactaggtggcttgacttaataaaagccacgtcttccagtttgcaggatctgagcaagtctgataGAGATAGAACATTTAGGGGGTCTTTCATTcagagggtcgccataggtcggaaacgacttgacggtacataacacacaTAACACAATACCATCCAGGAAGATTGGTGCGTCACTCCCACACGTGTCTTCTTTTCTTGATGCCACCTGTGAGAAAGTAGCCATTTTAATCCAGTCAGTACCGGATATGAGTTCAGCCTTTGACATTATCATAGACATTCTCTATATGACTAAATTGTagtgggattttaaaaaacagttctgGATCTATTAATGCTGGTGCTACTGAATGGCTCGGGAATGCATTCGCATAACTCGTGTCTACAAATGCTCCCAATAGATACCTCCTTCTTCTCACTGGGCTGTCAGTAGTTGTGGAAAGAAAGACAGCTTTACTCACCAAAATTCAAAAGACTCTGAGGGAGTTACAAAGTTGCAGCAATTCAAGCCACCTTCTTCTCCAGCGGATGCGTTTATAAAATGACTTGGTGAGACTGCTCCATGAAGCTTGAGACAGAAGACCGTCCTCTTGGGCCTTGCTTATAATTATCTCAAGTGGGATGAATCAAGTATCATCAGCATAATTTCCCCAGAAGGGGTTGCTGACTAGGAGAGTGCATTATGAAATTCAccagctgaaaatatacatggaCATTATTTCATTACCATGATTTTCTACAACAGTTGCATAAATCTGAGATTCTTAGGTATTAAAAGCCTCCCCGCCCCCAAACACATATATTTTTCGTGTTCAGGAGTTTATCATTAGCAGCGGCAGACATCTTGTTTCtctttgattctctgaatttcctAGGCACTGGCTGCAGTGTTGGCTCACTCCTTCCcaatccctccctcctttgaggGGGCAGGGCCCAGTAGCCAAGTAGGATAACTGGGGGCATCTTGTTTAGGGGCCAGTAGAATTGGACACTTTGgtctaatttgcttgaaacttgggaggtggtctttagtggacaggcagctctAGCTCCCCTGAAAtattggtgtcatttggttgacaAATATCcactccacccaccccccatgtcccccatagggaataatggcaggacCATAGGATGGGATGGGAAGGAAGACtcaaaaatgagatggcttcacTCAATAAAGGAAAGCATAGTCTTAAGTTTGCAAGATCCGAGCTGTGCTGTTAATGATGGCACATTTTGGAAATTGTTAATTCATAGAGTCTCCATAAGTTGGAACTAACTtgttggcacataacacacacgtgaGGACCATATGACTTGGCAAGGTGGTCTATTGAGCAggagacagagaaagaggcaggcaatgatgtGTCACTGTTGCTCTGTGTGTTTCACACCACATCAACTCTGGCAGGCAGATCCCCGACCAGACAGGGGCAGTTTAGTAAGTCTGGGGTCCTGGGCAAAAGTTAAGGTGGGCTCCCCCACTCCTCCTTCATTCCTACCCAACTCATTGATTTTAACCTTCCTCATAGGGctcttgtgtggataaaatggattaGGGGAGAATGTGGTCAGCCCCTTTGTGTCCCCAGTGTGGATATGAATGAAATACCATTAAGACACAGAAGCTACGGAAACCCGTCTGTTCCACCCTCGTTGCCTCTGGAGTCAGGGCAGCATGGTCTTCGGGGGAAAGCTGATGATGATtgccaagggagggaggaagataaGAGGAAGAATGGTGAAAACAAGACTAATTTTCTGGGTTGAAAATGTCCTGGATTTGGTTTGTTAAATTAGTTTTACATTTTTACTAGCAAcagagctgttttttaaaaaatgggccctAAAAAACTCAGGAACGCTGGGCTTCCTGTGGTGGCGGCTCCCTCCAGAGGGGCAGGTGGTCTCGCCTGGCCATCCTCCAGTGACAGCGCCCTTGGGAGGGGCTGGCTCACCTGGTCATCCCATGGTGGCAGCTCCCTCCGGAGGGGTGGGCAGGCTTGCGTGGTTGTCCTGCAGCAGCGACTCCCTCCAGAGGGGCAGGCGGGCTCACCTGGCAGTCCTGCAGTAGCGGCTCCCTCTGGAGGTCGCATTGGCTAGgacgcactttttatcctggtgctcctgctcaggtgcaccaggataaaagtgcaTCGTTGGGAACACAGTTTCTTTTTTATATAGAAAGgtgatgttttaatgtatattttatgttgtaagccaccctgagcccagcACGGTtacgtcacttctagaagtgacatcatcacgtcagcCCCATGTCAGCAAAGTGCGCAGGCGAAGAGGATCCTTGTGAACAGTACGAGGTGAGTGCCAGGTGCCCCTACCCTTGCGgcaggaggtgagagggacctATCATGGAGAGTCCAAATATATGCCATCACAGCATCCATGTTCTTCCCTTGTAACCTGTAACCTCTTCAGCGAGAAGTTTTTCCAAAATACTAATTTCTGATGCAAACTCTGACTTCAGCATGCCAAAAAGCGTAGAGTTCGTAGAGTGCATGATGCTTACAGGTACTCATAAAAAGTGCTAATTTTCGTAATTGAGCTCTTTTTACAGAATTCCAGAGGAGACATTCCTTAACTCTTTCAGAAATCCCTGTCAGTCAGAAAGGAACAGATGCATCTTCTTGAGGGTCTTGACCTCTTCCCAATGCAAAGGCTGAACTGACCCCACTATAAAGGCAGCAAGTGACTGCTTGGCGCATGGTAGTCGCATGACTGTGGACTCCTGCACGTCTCCCGCTGCCCATGCTCAAACCATGCACCAGACGATGGGGACTCTTACAACCTCAGCTTTTGTTCTCGGACCTGGCTCATGAATTGATATCCGTTGTCAGATGCTACATTTATTAGAAGTTCATTATGAACACTGGGAATAATTGGGTTGGTGGAACACCTctaggtgcccccccccaaatcaggggATGGGGATCACTTTGCAGGTGCAGGGCCCCAATCCAGATTCCTCGTGTGTGCGCTCAGGGAGCCCTGATGATGCCCCtctggttgaaaactggaagctacggGGTCTCAGTGGACCAAATTGCTTTGTTTGGGGGTGAATtgggccctgctgagaccccctagcttccagttttcaaccagaGGTGTGTTGCTGGGGCCTCCGGAGCATGTGCGCATGCCATTTCTCCATATGCTCCAGTGGCTCCTGGTCTGcctcctttttcctcccccctgctggcccagtGAGTGGAGGCTGTTGGAAactgcaatgtctggtgtacaagagggaaggaagaagggaagaagagccttccatacagggggcagcagggatcgcttagagccaagctacaagtgacgcctgacacaggttggacacttgtcagcttccctcaagttttgatgggaaatgtaggtgtcttggtcttgcagcttggctctcaatttaattgaagtttacagagcggcagtctatgggagggagaacatgcagtcaggaggggagtgcaggcgtcaggctctcaacaggcgccccccttcccttccgctgtgtctgtgtgtggggggggggccgcgttatgtaaacttcaattaaatggagagccaagctgtaagaccaagacgcctacatttccaatcaaaactggagggaagctgacaagtgtccaacctgtgtcaggcgtcacttgtagcttggctcttaattaGGACAGTGAGGGCGGCatttctcttgtttcctggggggtcatttccttgtcttgtctcctattgggctaaacagggcaatatcctgcttcttttctctcctgccacacttcttctctaaGATGTAATCAGATAGTCAGGTCCTATTTCTATCTCTcccctttactctcaagtatgtagttcctaaataaactttttaacctctttaatcagcacagcgtgacTCAACTGCGCTTTATTTACCTACTTTGCCTAACAGAGGCAGGGGGTGAAATGTGGGGgaggggatccccgcccccagcagAGCACTGGTAACCTTAACCGCCTCCCAAAGTCCCGTTGTTATATACCTCTTACCAGTAGGTTGGCAGGGGGACAGATTTGGCCTTCAGGTTTCCAGTTACCCATTCCAAAATTATGATTAGGAAAAAAAAAATATCTATGTGTTGAGACTTTTGGGGAATGGCCAGGATCTTTTAGTATTCCCTTTCTGCCTCCTCTTTTTCCTTCcatcccctttcccctcctcattGCCATCCTTGGCCCTTGAGAAGGCTTTAGCACCTGGCCAGATTGCTGGGGCAACCCAAACATGCACCTGAAGTACTGGACTTCAGAAGCCGTTTGGGGCTCCTGCAGTGACCTGATAGACTGTGAGGTACGTGGCTTTCATTAGGGGGGGGGCATCTGCAAAGCGCTGCGTCCTTGGGCAAGCGCTCGGTCACCCTGCCAGACAATCCCTGGCTGAAAGCTTTTTGTTGAACAATTCCAACTTGGAACTTACCAGGAAACTGCTTTTAGGTGTCACCCCACTGATTACTGTTCCCTGGGCTCACTGTAGCATGTTAAGATTCGTAAGGAAATAGAAGTACAACTgatttttaacaaatattatCTATTTCCAAAGAATTTTATGTGTAAATTATGTATAAATCATGTTTTTATGTGCTgtaattttatgtgttttattcgAAGGAACAGTTTTGGATGTTCTGTGCTGGTCTTAGACCGTATTAATAAATATTGTATTGTAGTAAGGTACAATGGGAGCCAGAggtttcatagaatcacagaatcacacagagttggaaggggccatacagacgtcctagtccaacccccggcccAATGCAGGACGAGCCTAAAGcagccctgacaaatattcatccagcctcttcttgaaggtTTCAGTGTTTGTCGGAGAGGCCAGAACAACCCAAAATGGGTCTCGAAATCTTACGAGACTGAAGGAACCATTTTAGTTGCTTTCCCCACATTCTAAGGCTGTGGTACATCCCAGATAGAACCACAAGCTACAGGAATCCCTGTGCGTCTGTGTGAGTGCACGTGGGGCCTTTGCCCCAATTGAAAGGAGTTAAGGGGTGAAATCAGATTCTTCTGGAGACATGAAGATGCTCCCAGATatgcagaactctcctccccGTCACTCTCTTGCCTGTGCCTGGACCTGTTGCATGGATTTTTCTATATGTACAAAGCCAAAGAGTTCAGAATTGGGAATATGTATTCTCAGTGGAATTGACCAGTCTCATATAACCACAGATAGCCCGCGAGGATGTTTTCTGCCAGGAATTTTACCCAAAGTATGACCCGTTCTTCATGGACTCCTGTCTTACACTTCTGTTGCTATCCTGCATCTATAGCACTCAGCTGAGGCACGCTCTAGAAACCTTGCAGAAAGGGACGGGCAAAGGGTCTTCCTCCAAGGTGCAAAGAGGAGCTCAGTACGGAGCACGACATTCACAGCTTACTCGAAGGACTTGCAAAATAAGCCCCAGCCCTCTGTCTGTAGTTATTTGCTCTTGCTGTTCGGCTCACACAAGTGCAGCAACTACGTGGGAGATGGAAGCCAGGAGGAGGTGCGGAAGACAGATTTCAGAATATACTATAAGGTGTTTATTGCTGTCCTGTTAACTCAAGTGTGATGGGTACATACCAGGAAACTATCCCAGGACATTCAAATAAGAATCAACAGGCTGTAGTGAGGGAACATCCAGAGTCTTTAACACTGACTTCAGAGAAAAGCTTGGGAGAGTCCTCCGGCTTTTAAGGAGAGAATAAGACACTTCTTCCCATGCATTCCTGCTAAATTATAGACCTCTCTTGAACCCTGAGCCTCTTGCCATCCTTTTTGATTGTTCTAAGCAATTATAACCTCACCATATATCAATGCCCATGGATCGATCACTTGATTCTCTGCACCCCTCCTCCTATTATTGGTCTCAGAGAAGACCATTTGCTCTTGAACAGCTTCAGGAGGTTGTCCCTGATCTCTTTGGTTCTCATGCCATAAATGATGGGGTTGACTGCCCAAGGAAGCAACAGGTATACTGCACTGATTAGATTGTGGACGTCCTGAGTCGCAGACCTGGCTAAGCGAAACACAATGGAGGAGATAAGGCTGCAAGAATAGACCGTGAGGATCACAATGAGGTGAGTTCCACAGGTGTGGAAGGCCTTGTGCCGGATGTGGCCAGACGTCATCTGCAGTGCCACGTGAATGATACGGCTGTACGAAGTCAGGAGAAAGCCGAGGTCAAAGATGGTGGTGATGGCCCTTGCCACCAGGCCTACGATCTTGTTCCTGGAGATGTCACTGCAAGACAACCTCATGAGGGCCATGTGCTCGCAGACAAAATGCCCAATGATGTTGGACCGGCAGAACCGCACCTGAGAAGCCAGGATCACCACGGGGCTGACGAAAGCCAAGCTCCGGGCAAGAGCCGCGAAGGTCAGTATCGCCAGGAGCTTCTTCGACATGATGTCCATGTAGCGCAAGGGGTGGCAAATGGCTACATATCTGTCCAGGGCCATCATGAGGAGAACGTTGCAGTCTACCATGAGTACAAAGTAGAGGAAGAACATCTGGACGAGGCAGGTCGTCAGGGAAACACGGATGGCTCCGAAAATGAAGCTGAGAAGCATCTCGGGGAGGATAACGGTGGTGCCGCAGACGTTGACTCCGAAGAGCAGAGCAATCAGCACATACATGGGGGAGTGGAGGCTGCTCTCGGTCTTAATGGTATAGATCAGTATGGAGTTAACTATGACAATGAAAACGTAAAGGCAGAAGAAAGGGATGGCCAGCAGGTATCTGGATTGCTGGAGTCCGGGGAAGGCGAGCAGGAGGAATTCTGTGTAGGAGACGTTGGCGGTTCCATTCTGGCTTCCTCCAGCCATCCCAGGACTTATTGATGAGTCTTGCAAAATCCCAATATACTTCAGATCTGcaaaggggaggaaggggaaatcgATTCATTCTTCTGTTAGCCCTACAGATCACGGTTTTTAATGAAAAACTCTAGTAAGAGAATAAGGTGCAATACTGTAGCaatgtggaggggggggcaaTGTTTTTAGCCAAGGGAAGGAAATCCTTCTGGGAAGCCACGTGGTCTGGTGGAATGCATTTTGGGCTTGTAAGGAAACCCCTGAGGGTAAGTCGAAGACAGTTTCCCAGCAGTGAAATGGGAACGACGACAGCCGTCCTCTCAGAGTTACTTACTGCAAGGATAAAATTTTCAGACTGACCGTAGACACGAGAAATAActgtattttttcttttgaagAAAGAACTTACAATCAGACTTTGACCTAAGTGACAAACAGATCCAagcaaaatgttcattttaatgtAATCTTAATCATTTTGTCATTGCTTTTACTCAGATTTTATGGCTAAGAGATTGTTAAGTGATTCAGTTATTTGTAAGGGCTGACTTTGTTGCTCCAATTAATGGTTGTATTTGCTGACaagttttcatagaatcatagaatcatagggttggaagggacctctagggtcatctagtccaaccccctgcacaatgcaggaaattcacaactacctaccccccccacacacacccagtgacccctgctccatgcccagaagatggcaaaacacctccaggacccctagccaaaccagcctgtggaaaattgccacCTGACTCTAATGTggtaatcggcattaccctgggcatgtaagaaaggctatgagaactaagcactgatcagttttaaccttttaaactgctactatttactattttattctctcagatgctttgctggtAATTTTATTGGTTCTTTTATTAATTGTAATTTTTTAGAATGGTTTGATCTTTTCTATGGCCTTACCACCTTGCGAACCTTCTGGTAtgagatggaatataaataactACAATAACTAAGTAAATgcaataaaatgtgatttatagtATGGCAGATTTGTGGTATTATTGATTTCAAAAAACAAAGCCAGGCCCCAGTTCTCACAAAGAGCAGATGGACAAATGTGTTTCTCAAGTGTTCAGTGTTTTTCAGGAGGAACAACTTCATCACAAGACATTCATGCTGAAGTGCTTTCCCAAGAAAGTAgagcccagtaacacctttaagactaaccagctttatagtagcataagctttcgagaaccacagctttcttcatctgatgcatggagggtatgaagaaactggccagagatatagaggtggggaggggaggggggaggagatgtaaatcagttgcaaaagtcatgcatTTTATTCCTTCTGCACAAAAGAGGaactggacacaaatctgacatcaaaaatggcaatatccagaaactagtaggagaacacttcaatctaccaggacattccatcaaggacttaaaggtcaccatagttcaacagaaacctttcaaaagcagaatccaacaggaagctgctgaactggaattcatatgtaaatttgactcagacttggattgaatagagactctggatggttatctcatcatCAGAACTGCCTTTTGGGCGTTCCAtgcagattcagctatggaggggggggggcacacccagcctggattgtgcaccttatctctttcatgacttttgcaactgatttgcctctactcccctctcccctccccacctatatatctctggccagtttcttcataccctccctgcatctgatgaagaatgctgtggttctcgaaagcttaggctactataaaattggttagtcttaaaggtgctactggactctttactattttgcaactaccgactaacatggctaactactTTGGATCTTCCCCAAGAAAAACATTCCTTTAGAAAAGGATTCCAGTCGTAGTCGTAGTCGTAGTCATAGTTGTAGATGATGATTTATTTATTGTCGTTAGTcataggccatcacaagattaaaaaacaaaaaacatgctCCATCTAAAAACTGTTACATCCAGCATCATAGttagaaaaattaagaaaaaactgTACAAGGAATCACGCCAGTCATACAAATACCGCATTTGGAGAAGCCTTGGATCTTCCTGGTTGCTGAATGCAAATTGTGAAACTCTGTAGGATCCATGACTGTCGCTGTCTGCTAAAAGGAACAAGATTTTCTCAGTTTATGCGGCTGAGACAGGCGAAATTCCGGCCAGAAATTTAATTCTCGGTGCATTATGTAGCGGGCAGTATAATAGATAATGGGGAAGGGTCTCCACTGCAGATAGTCTGCAAATTCAAACACGATAT
The DNA window shown above is from Eublepharis macularius isolate TG4126 chromosome 3, MPM_Emac_v1.0, whole genome shotgun sequence and carries:
- the LOC129326372 gene encoding olfactory receptor 52K1-like, whose product is MAGGSQNGTANVSYTEFLLLAFPGLQQSRYLLAIPFFCLYVFIVIVNSILIYTIKTESSLHSPMYVLIALLFGVNVCGTTVILPEMLLSFIFGAIRVSLTTCLVQMFFLYFVLMVDCNVLLMMALDRYVAICHPLRYMDIMSKKLLAILTFAALARSLAFVSPVVILASQVRFCRSNIIGHFVCEHMALMRLSCSDISRNKIVGLVARAITTIFDLGFLLTSYSRIIHVALQMTSGHIRHKAFHTCGTHLIVILTVYSCSLISSIVFRLARSATQDVHNLISAVYLLLPWAVNPIIYGMRTKEIRDNLLKLFKSKWSSLRPIIGGGVQRIK